One window of the Xenopus tropicalis strain Nigerian chromosome 10, UCB_Xtro_10.0, whole genome shotgun sequence genome contains the following:
- the stx16 gene encoding syntaxin-16 isoform X4, whose translation MATRRLTDAFLLLRNNAAHNRHILAEQLADDRMALVSGLSLDPEAAIGVTKRLPPKWVDGVEEIQYEVTRIKQKMKDLASLHDKHLNRPTLDDSTEEEHAIEITTQEVTQMFHRCQRSVQSLQSRCRHCTEQEERLLRNVVSSLAQSLQDLSTNFRHTQSGYLKRMKNREERSKHFFDTSVPLMDDGEDNTLYDRGFTEDQLVLVQQNTLMVEERERELRQIVQSISDLNEVFRELAGMVVEQGTVLDRIDYNVEQACVKTEDGLKHLQKAEQYQKKNRKMLVILILFVVVIVLIVVLIGVKSK comes from the exons CTGGCCGATGATCGCATGGCATTGGTGTCCGGGCTGAGCTTGGATCCCGAGGCGGCCATTGGTGTGACCAAGCGTCTTCCTCCCAAATGGGTGGATGGGGTGGAGGAG ATCCAGTACGAAGTCACACGGATAAAGCAGAAGATGAAAGACCTGGCGAGTCTGCACGACAAGCACCTCAACCGCCCGACGTTAGACGACAGCACAGAGGAAGAGCACGCCATAGAAATAACTACTCAGGAGGTCACGCAG ATGTTTCACCGCTGCCAGCGCTCCGTGCAGTCCTTACAGAGCCGGTGCCGACACTGCACGGAGCAGGAGGAGCGACTGCTGCGGAATGTGGTCTCTTCACTGGCGCAGTCGCTTCAGGACCTTTCCACCAACTTCCGACATACGCAGTCCGGGTATCTGAAAC GGATGAAAAACCGAGAAGAGAGGTCCAAGCATTTTTTCGATACGTCGGTTCCTCTTATGGATGACGGGGAAGACAATACTCTGTACGATCGG GGCTTTACAGAGGACCAGCTGGTCCTGGTGCAGCAGAACACATTAATGGTGgaagagagagagcgagagctGCGCCAGATTGTACAGTCCATCTCTGATCTGAACGAGGTGTTTAGAGAGCTGGCGGGAATGGTGGTAGAACAG GGCACGGTTCTGGACAGAATTGACTATAATGTGGAACAGGCTTGTGTGAAAACAGAGGATGGTTTGAAACACTTACAGAAG GCGGAGCAGTACCAGAAGAAGAACCGCAAGATGCTCgtcattttaattttgtttgtaGTCGTGATAGTCCTCATTGTCGTGTTGATTGGCGTCAAGTCCAAATAG
- the stx16 gene encoding syntaxin-16 isoform X3 translates to MATRRLTDAFLLLRNNAAHNRHILAEQELDELADDRMALVSGLSLDPEAAIGVTKRLPPKWVDGVEEIQYEVTRIKQKMKDLASLHDKHLNRPTLDDSTEEEHAIEITTQEVTQMFHRCQRSVQSLQSRCRHCTEQEERLLRNVVSSLAQSLQDLSTNFRHTQSGYLKRMKNREERSKHFFDTSVPLMDDGEDNTLYDRGFTEDQLVLVQQNTLMVEERERELRQIVQSISDLNEVFRELAGMVVEQGTVLDRIDYNVEQACVKTEDGLKHLQKAEQYQKKNRKMLVILILFVVVIVLIVVLIGVKSK, encoded by the exons CTGGCCGATGATCGCATGGCATTGGTGTCCGGGCTGAGCTTGGATCCCGAGGCGGCCATTGGTGTGACCAAGCGTCTTCCTCCCAAATGGGTGGATGGGGTGGAGGAG ATCCAGTACGAAGTCACACGGATAAAGCAGAAGATGAAAGACCTGGCGAGTCTGCACGACAAGCACCTCAACCGCCCGACGTTAGACGACAGCACAGAGGAAGAGCACGCCATAGAAATAACTACTCAGGAGGTCACGCAG ATGTTTCACCGCTGCCAGCGCTCCGTGCAGTCCTTACAGAGCCGGTGCCGACACTGCACGGAGCAGGAGGAGCGACTGCTGCGGAATGTGGTCTCTTCACTGGCGCAGTCGCTTCAGGACCTTTCCACCAACTTCCGACATACGCAGTCCGGGTATCTGAAAC GGATGAAAAACCGAGAAGAGAGGTCCAAGCATTTTTTCGATACGTCGGTTCCTCTTATGGATGACGGGGAAGACAATACTCTGTACGATCGG GGCTTTACAGAGGACCAGCTGGTCCTGGTGCAGCAGAACACATTAATGGTGgaagagagagagcgagagctGCGCCAGATTGTACAGTCCATCTCTGATCTGAACGAGGTGTTTAGAGAGCTGGCGGGAATGGTGGTAGAACAG GGCACGGTTCTGGACAGAATTGACTATAATGTGGAACAGGCTTGTGTGAAAACAGAGGATGGTTTGAAACACTTACAGAAG GCGGAGCAGTACCAGAAGAAGAACCGCAAGATGCTCgtcattttaattttgtttgtaGTCGTGATAGTCCTCATTGTCGTGTTGATTGGCGTCAAGTCCAAATAG
- the npepl1 gene encoding aminopeptidase like 1, with the protein MANVRLEFRSSAGDADPQARPLLVLGQLPNLQRAPWAELKGKLFPKVTEEIWQSALSSLSPNPTDNCPLYLNFATVAALPSRVSRHNSPSAAHFITRLIRNSLPGGANRCILMVCERSEVFASACAIARAFPLFSRRSSASRRADKKSVVVEFLVTGQNNGPMEESTLKCLESATEGVRLAARIVDTPCSEMNTDHFVEEIKAVARDLGITPLIIRDEELNQRGFGGIYGVGKAAEHPPALVILSHAPEGATQTIAWVGKGIVYDTGGLSIKGKTTMPGMKRDCGGAAAVLGAFKAAVKQGFKDNLHAVFCLAENSVGPKATRPDDIHVLYSGKTVEINNTDAEGRLVLADGVSYACKDLGADIILDMATLTGAQGIATGKYHAAVLTNSEEWEAACVKAGRKCGDLVHPLVYCPELHFNEFSSAVADMKNSVADRENAQSSCAGLFIASHIGFDWPGVWVHVDIASPVHAGERATGFGVALLLSLFGRASEDPLLNMVSPLGEDNITDNSDERDSKRRRLV; encoded by the exons ATGGCCAATGTGCGGCTGGAGTTCAGAAGCAGCGCCGGGGATGCTGATCCTCAGGCCAGGCCTCTACTGGTGCTCGGGCAGCTGCCCAACCTGCAACGGGCCCCCTGGGCGGAACTGAAGGGGAAGCTCTTCCCGAAAGTCACCGAAGAG ATATGGCAGAGTGCCCTGAGCTCGCTGAGCCCCAACCCTACAGACAACTGCCCCCTGTACCTGAACTTTGCTACCGTGGCCGCGTTGCCCTCCCGAGTCAGCCGGCACAACAGCCCCTCAGCAGCGCATTTTATTACCCGGCTGATCCGTAACAGCCTCCCCGGGGGGGCAAACCGCTGTATCTTG ATGGTTTGCGAGCGCTCGGAGGTATTCGCCAGCGCCTGCGCCATCGCCCGGGCCTTCCCGCTTTTCAGCCGCCGCTCCAGCGCCTCCCGCCGGGCAGACAAGAAGAGCGTGGTGGTGGAGTTCCTTGTTACCGGGCAGAACAACGGCCCTATGGAAGAGTCCACTCTGAAG TGCTTGGAGAGTGCCACGGAAGGGGTGCGGCTGGCCGCTCGCATTGTGGATACTCCGTGTAGTGAAATGAACACCGATCACTTTGTGGAG GAGATTAAGGCTGTGGCGCGGGACCTGGGGATCACTCCGCTCATTATAAGGGACGAGGAGCTGAATCAGAGAGGATTCGGAG gcATCTACGGCGTGGGAAAAGCAGCAGAACACCCCCCTGCCCTGGTGATCCTAAGCCACGCCCCCGAGGGAGCCACTCAAACCATTGCCTGGGTGGGAAAAGGCATTGTGTATGACACCGGCGGACTCAGCATTAAGGGGAAG ACCACCATGCCGGGAATGAAGAGAGACTGTGGGGGAGCAGCGGCAGTTCTGGGAGCCTTTAAAGCAGCTGTGAAGcag GGTTTCAAGGACAATCTTCATGCCGTCTTCTGTTTGGCGGAGAATTCCGTGGGTCCCAAAGCCACGAGGCCGGATGATATCCACGTGCTGTATTCTGGGAA AACGGTCGAGATAAACAACACGGACGCAGAAGGCAGGTTGGTACTGGCCGACGGGGTCTCCTACGCCTGCAAAGATCTGGGGGCTGATATCATTTTGGACATGGCAACTCTAACGGGGGCCCAG ggcattgcAACCGGTAAATACCACGCCGCCGTCCTGACCAACAGCGAGGAGTGGGAAGCCGCGTGCGTCAAAGCCGGGAGGAAATGCGGGGACCTCGTCCACCCCCTGGTTTATTGCCCCGAGCTGCACTTCAACGAGTTTTCCTCAGCCGTGGCTGATATGAAGAACTCTGTGGCC GACCGGGAGAATGCACAGAGCTCCTGCGCCGGCCTCTTTATTGCCTCCCACATCGGGTTCGACTGGCCTGGGGTGTGGGTGCACGTGGACATCGCGTCTCCTGTCCATGCT GGTGAAAGAGCCACGGGTTTCGGGGTGGCCCTGCTCCTCTCCTTGTTCGGCCGCGCCTCTGAGGACCCCCTACTGAACATGGTCTCCCCGCTGGGAGAAGACAATATCACAGACAACAGCGACGAGAGAGATTCCAAAAGACGTCGGCTGGTGTAA